TGTGGTTGTTACGTTGGCTGGAGTATGTACCCGTCGCAGTCATGGCAGCATTGATTGGTCAGGAACTGTTCATGTCGGACAACCAGTTGGTGCCGATTACGCAAAATGCAGCTCTGTGGGCATCCCTGCCTACGATTGCAGTAGCCATCTGGACACGCAGTCTGCTTGGAACCGTATTGGTCGGTATTGTGGCTATGATGATCTTGCGATACTGGATCGGATAATAGCTTGGTTGTATTGTAACATCCGGTAATTCCTTCGCCTGATCGGTTAATACTGTTCTATAAAGGGCGGATAG
The window above is part of the Paenibacillus sp. 1781tsa1 genome. Proteins encoded here:
- a CDS encoding AzlD domain-containing protein, with protein sequence MEVRWDVFWIIMGSALLTFIPRVLPLMLFSKIQIPMWLLRWLEYVPVAVMAALIGQELFMSDNQLVPITQNAALWASLPTIAVAIWTRSLLGTVLVGIVAMMILRYWIG